The nucleotide window GCCACGACTTTTTTATTCACAGTAGACCCCGATGGCTTGGAAGGGGCTCTCTCTCGCTTTTCAAGTTTTTTTAAAAAACCTCTTTTTTCACCTTCCGGTGTAGCAAGAGAGCTTAATGCTATCGACCAAGAATACTCTAAAAACATCGAGAACGAAGATTTTAGAGATCTTTATGTCCATTATGATTTAGCCTCCCCTGAATATCGGAAGCGCGCCTTCTATATGGGTAATAGTAAATCGCTTTCCAAAGTGACGCAAGATGAGCTTAAAAAATGGTATGAAACTAACTATAGCGCTCATATCATGAAATTGATTGTGGTCGGGAAACAGCCCTTAGAAGAGTTAAAGCAACTTGTGATTAAAGATTTTAGCGGCATCCCCAAAAGAGAGATCATAAAGACGGATATTGCAGGGCCTTTATCGAACCCTTCCTTTGCCGGAAAATTAATCTACATTGAGCCTTTGCAGGAACTAAGAACTCTAAATTTAACGTTTGAAGTGCCCGAAAAATATAAAAAAATGCTTGATTCTAAGCCTTATAGCGTTGTTTGCAGTGTGCTTGGCGATGAAAGCGAAACTTCTCTATTAAATGCCTTGAAAAAAGAAGGCCTTGCAGAATCCCTAACGTGCGGGGATTTACATTTCGGAGGCAAAAAACTTGAAATTTACGTTCAAATTGGCTTAACCGCAAAAGGGGTTGCAAATTGGCAAACCGTGCTTGAGAGATTTTTACAAGCGGTTGCTAATTTTAAAGAGAAAAAATTTCCTAAAATGCTTTTTGATGACATTAATCAAATTCAGACCTTGTCCTATCAGTTTCAATCCAGGGAAAATCTCTTTTCCGATTTAATGATGCAAGGCATTAGGATCATTGAAGAGCCTCTTTCAACCTATCCGGAAAGAAGCCTTGTCACAAAAAAATATGATGAAAAAGCAGTCATGAATTTGCTTTCTTATTTATCTTTGCAAAACATGCATATTTATTTAAAGGCCCCTAAAGGCGAAGTGCCTTATAAAGCGGATCAAGAAGAACCTTGGCTTCATGTACGCTATGGAATTACCTCTTTAACTCCTGAGGATTTAAATCGCTTTAAAAATATCAAACTAAATAAAGCGATCGACCTTCCTGAAAAAAATCGTTTTCTTCCAAAAAATGTAGCCGTACATCCACTTGAAGAAACTGAAACTCGCGACACGCTTCTCCCTATACCCAAATTAATTTTAGACACCGCTTTTCAAGAACTCTACTACGCTAAGGACACAAGCTTTAGGCTTCCGCAATCCACGTTAAACTTCCAGATTCATACGAAAGCTTCCACTTTAGAAGATGTGAGAAGCCAAACATTGCTAGAACTTTACTTAAGAAGCATTAGAGAAGCCTTAAATCCTTTGACCTACCCTGCAAAAGTTGCAGGAATGGACTTTGATATTAAAAAAGGAATTTATGGCATTCTTCTGACAGTAGATGGATTTAGCGATAGCATTGATGATGTTCTGCAAGCTATGATTCAAACTTTAAAAGACCCTAAGGCCATCATTTCGCAATTTGATACCGCTAAAGACGCGCTATCAAGAGAGTGGGGAAATTTTCCATTAAGCCCGCCTATTAATCAAGGAGTAGATGAGTTAAAAGCGCTCCTTTATAAGGAAAGCACGCTTCCCACCCAAAAATTGATCGAACTAAAACAGATCACAAAAGAGGATTTTGCTAAATGGGTCTCGCACTTTTTCGATGAGGCTTTTATAAAGGGATTGGTTTTTGGTGATATCTCAGGAGAAAAAGCAACAGACATTGCTAAAAATCTAACCTCCTCCTTAGTAAAAAATCCTCTTCCTAAAGACCAAATTAAAAGACCTAGCATTGTCGATCTTGGCGCCCAAGAATCCCCTTTCTATATTTCAAAACCGATAGCCTCTAAAGGCAATGCCGCCATTTTAGCGATCGAAACGCCTTTCCCATTTAGTTTTGAAAAAAGAGCTTCCCACCACCTTCTTTCACAATCTTTAAGCGAACCTTTCTTTTCTGAATTAAGGACGAAACAGCAGACGGGGTATATTGTACAAGCACAAGGAGAAGAAGCGGAAAAAGCTCTTTTTCAATATTTTCTTGTGCAATCAAGCTCTCATAGCAC belongs to Criblamydia sequanensis CRIB-18 and includes:
- a CDS encoding insulinase family protein, which encodes MKFLFFLLGLFVINQIDALETIKDERTIPILTPSLKDQKSVKLRLDNGLEAFIISDPDTDKTGAVLTVLTGGFSDPLEHPGMAHFLEHMLFLGTEEYPDESEYQRYIKDHGGSANAFTTSDATTFLFTVDPDGLEGALSRFSSFFKKPLFSPSGVARELNAIDQEYSKNIENEDFRDLYVHYDLASPEYRKRAFYMGNSKSLSKVTQDELKKWYETNYSAHIMKLIVVGKQPLEELKQLVIKDFSGIPKREIIKTDIAGPLSNPSFAGKLIYIEPLQELRTLNLTFEVPEKYKKMLDSKPYSVVCSVLGDESETSLLNALKKEGLAESLTCGDLHFGGKKLEIYVQIGLTAKGVANWQTVLERFLQAVANFKEKKFPKMLFDDINQIQTLSYQFQSRENLFSDLMMQGIRIIEEPLSTYPERSLVTKKYDEKAVMNLLSYLSLQNMHIYLKAPKGEVPYKADQEEPWLHVRYGITSLTPEDLNRFKNIKLNKAIDLPEKNRFLPKNVAVHPLEETETRDTLLPIPKLILDTAFQELYYAKDTSFRLPQSTLNFQIHTKASTLEDVRSQTLLELYLRSIREALNPLTYPAKVAGMDFDIKKGIYGILLTVDGFSDSIDDVLQAMIQTLKDPKAIISQFDTAKDALSREWGNFPLSPPINQGVDELKALLYKESTLPTQKLIELKQITKEDFAKWVSHFFDEAFIKGLVFGDISGEKATDIAKNLTSSLVKNPLPKDQIKRPSIVDLGAQESPFYISKPIASKGNAAILAIETPFPFSFEKRASHHLLSQSLSEPFFSELRTKQQTGYIVQAQGEEAEKALFQYFLVQSSSHSTEDLLARFELFIETFTRDIKENIPEERFNNLKSAAVYLLKNPAKSLSEMGKLLSYIYLQYDDFTWLDQRLKALESLTYEDFINYSKKVLGKKNKARAAILLNGLVEDESFLQYKRAESLEVVKKELTYVP